One segment of Thermococcus profundus DNA contains the following:
- a CDS encoding DUF4129 domain-containing protein, with translation MSIRAKTLTIMLILLTLMTLSLNYTVRSSEGKHGGSSPSVWGTIISLAVIISILFFIVLFLSWRDIKLRRKDLYKESLASHIARGVAFALLAVVSIYFIEKSRPSSGPFIPNLTNNTTNGTGQIGIPQSANLSPTHNITGGAGGGNLVWIGYAAGLAFVAGVALMTVRYYRDAVKRRKREAIRKRAEAFDTKLNETGLEMFSNPKEAVVGIYKNAVLWLEYLGLPYKESWTHWEHAEHVRYKREAFVTLTKLFEKAKYAPEKVTWEDAERALSAYKELRGGFNEGQ, from the coding sequence ATGTCCATTAGAGCAAAGACGCTTACAATCATGCTGATACTCTTAACCCTAATGACCCTGTCCCTGAACTACACTGTAAGGTCAAGCGAGGGTAAACACGGGGGATCAAGCCCCTCCGTATGGGGCACAATCATATCCCTAGCGGTAATAATCTCGATCCTCTTCTTCATCGTTCTCTTCCTGAGCTGGAGGGACATTAAGCTGAGGAGAAAGGACCTCTACAAAGAGAGCCTTGCCTCCCACATAGCACGCGGGGTGGCTTTCGCGCTTCTCGCGGTAGTATCTATCTACTTCATAGAAAAAAGCCGGCCCTCCAGCGGGCCGTTTATCCCGAACCTAACGAACAACACCACCAACGGCACCGGGCAGATAGGGATACCCCAGTCCGCCAACCTCTCCCCCACCCACAACATAACCGGAGGGGCCGGCGGGGGAAACCTAGTCTGGATAGGGTACGCCGCCGGCCTGGCCTTCGTCGCAGGAGTGGCATTGATGACGGTGAGGTACTACCGCGATGCAGTGAAGAGGAGGAAGAGGGAGGCGATAAGGAAGAGGGCGGAAGCGTTCGACACGAAGCTCAACGAAACCGGCCTGGAGATGTTCTCGAATCCAAAGGAGGCCGTCGTTGGCATATACAAAAACGCCGTCCTCTGGCTTGAATACCTCGGTCTTCCGTACAAAGAAAGCTGGACGCACTGGGAGCACGCAGAGCACGTGAGGTACAAAAGGGAGGCCTTCGTGACACTGACCAAGCTTTTCGAGAAGGCCAAGTACGCACCCGAAAAGGTCACGTGGGAGGACGCGGAGAGGGCCCTAAGTGCATACAAAGAGCTGAGGGGTGGCTTCAATGAAGGTCAGTAA
- a CDS encoding DUF2118 family protein, producing MERMPRLYVEVPREECIREGKAVEDCVVIYGNTEIWLARGEAIPDFVGEDAEFLKKEVYDRFYLYVDRLEGKVLADAILVLPDGRTRIYLKKGDELLLLPVEGFTKTLIANVGNRVRTGDAFAAVTTRKGEVHYLKPPRTGTVVFIDEITNRPHYVYYLLPEE from the coding sequence ATGGAGAGAATGCCGAGGCTCTACGTTGAGGTTCCCCGCGAGGAGTGTATCAGAGAGGGAAAAGCAGTTGAGGACTGTGTGGTCATCTATGGGAACACTGAAATCTGGCTGGCTAGGGGGGAGGCCATCCCGGATTTTGTGGGGGAGGATGCCGAGTTCCTGAAGAAAGAAGTCTACGACCGCTTCTACCTCTACGTCGACAGGCTTGAGGGAAAGGTGCTCGCCGACGCGATCCTCGTTCTCCCCGATGGAAGGACAAGGATATACCTGAAGAAAGGCGACGAACTTCTTCTCCTGCCGGTGGAGGGCTTCACCAAGACGTTGATAGCGAACGTGGGGAACAGGGTCAGAACCGGTGATGCCTTCGCCGCCGTGACGACCAGGAAGGGGGAGGTTCACTACCTCAAACCGCCCAGAACTGGTACGGTGGTCTTCATCGACGAGATAACCAACAGGCCGCACTACGTTTACTACCTCCTTCCTGAGGAGTGA
- a CDS encoding FKBP-type peptidyl-prolyl cis-trans isomerase — protein sequence MKVEVGDFVMFNYTGRYENGEVFDTSYEDVARENDIFVEEREYGPIGVTIGEGEIIPGIEEALLGMEVGEKKTVTVPPEKGYGMPRDELVVPIPIDQFTSAGLEPIEGMYVMTDSGIAKIKAVEGDVVTLDFNHPLAGKTAVFEIEVVEIKKKAEEA from the coding sequence ATGAAAGTTGAGGTTGGAGATTTTGTTATGTTCAACTACACCGGCAGATACGAGAACGGTGAAGTCTTTGACACGTCCTACGAGGACGTCGCCAGGGAGAACGACATCTTTGTTGAAGAGAGGGAGTACGGGCCGATAGGTGTTACCATCGGAGAGGGAGAGATAATCCCCGGTATAGAAGAGGCCCTCCTGGGTATGGAGGTAGGTGAGAAGAAAACCGTTACGGTTCCCCCAGAGAAGGGCTATGGAATGCCCAGGGATGAGCTTGTGGTTCCGATTCCAATTGATCAGTTCACGTCCGCCGGTTTAGAACCCATTGAGGGAATGTACGTCATGACCGACTCAGGGATAGCGAAGATAAAGGCCGTCGAGGGGGACGTTGTCACCCTTGACTTTAACCATCCGCTTGCCGGAAAAACGGCGGTTTTTGAGATAGAGGTTGTGGAGATTAAAAAGAAGGCCGAGGAGGCCTGA
- a CDS encoding type II secretion system F family protein: protein MEKKQRSQRVGLLLTKLLERILPEKWVKRYEIFIYSAGIEFLAIEYLLVSILMAVILGAAVMIVAPLKYGLATLLTVFLGMAFAYPYWRISKKTEEMETNLPDAFFYLASSLRAGISFSEALEDLTTAKFGALTDEFKRVVNEIRRGRSTVEALKAMAVRNRKSPVIYRSLMIIIEALERGAPMSDVLVYVANDVREILRIRKERKASTGMQMMFFIITSGFVGPAIVGIVGKIMYQMIQGPAAADIPTVINILFGFVIIQAIVSGLGIGVIREGKFSAGAKYAVLLVVMAAAVFQGTKLMSIGF, encoded by the coding sequence ATGGAGAAAAAGCAAAGATCTCAGAGGGTAGGCCTCCTGCTTACCAAGCTGTTGGAGAGAATACTCCCGGAGAAATGGGTGAAGAGGTACGAGATATTCATTTACTCGGCCGGAATAGAGTTCCTCGCCATAGAGTACCTCCTCGTGTCGATACTGATGGCGGTGATCCTCGGAGCCGCGGTTATGATAGTGGCCCCCCTCAAGTACGGGCTGGCGACTCTGCTCACTGTTTTTCTAGGAATGGCCTTCGCCTATCCCTACTGGAGGATCTCAAAGAAAACCGAAGAGATGGAGACGAACCTCCCCGATGCGTTCTTTTACCTGGCAAGCTCCCTAAGGGCGGGAATATCATTCTCAGAGGCCCTCGAAGACCTGACGACGGCGAAGTTTGGGGCGCTGACGGACGAGTTCAAGAGAGTTGTAAACGAGATACGGAGGGGCCGCTCCACGGTCGAGGCCCTGAAGGCAATGGCGGTGAGGAACAGGAAGTCGCCGGTCATCTACCGCTCCCTCATGATAATAATCGAGGCCCTGGAAAGGGGAGCACCAATGAGCGACGTTCTGGTCTACGTTGCCAACGATGTAAGGGAGATACTCAGGATAAGGAAGGAGAGGAAAGCTTCAACTGGAATGCAGATGATGTTCTTCATAATCACCAGCGGCTTCGTGGGGCCGGCCATCGTGGGAATCGTCGGAAAGATAATGTATCAGATGATCCAGGGCCCAGCGGCGGCGGATATACCAACGGTCATCAACATACTCTTCGGCTTTGTCATAATACAGGCCATAGTTTCCGGCCTCGGAATTGGGGTTATCAGGGAGGGCAAGTTTTCAGCGGGGGCAAAGTACGCGGTACTGCTCGTGGTGATGGCGGCAGCGGTCTTCCAGGGAACGAAGCTAATGAGCATCGGCTTCTAA
- a CDS encoding type II secretion system F family protein has product MGLMESFLNFLERLGGTTIEVTERPVRRIPQGKSIQERLKSLKELQKEIEETQQTEKERELDEIVEWRRKEIQSSFGDRLAEAFLSRFKGPIQSLTHLIKGLDYDLYRANMRMSKEKYVALMVVTAIFVAVFSFLIAILMEMDMLTSTMVGFLGFIGGFLYMRNYPKIVWRRRVTEVEKALPYVLRHIASLLSAGVGIAEALVSVSKADYGVASEEFELIVRDMRTGSSFEEALEKFEERMASESVSRVVKQILRAIKFGGNLAEILYKMAEDFAFEYRMKLVEYVQKVNGIAFIYMFMSIVMPTMFIVAILAGSSFSAAGGGGGLAMSPSALATILLFAFPMLSVIIVVMIKRSEPK; this is encoded by the coding sequence ATGGGTCTCATGGAATCTTTCCTCAATTTCCTTGAAAGGCTCGGCGGCACAACAATAGAGGTGACCGAGCGCCCTGTACGGAGGATCCCCCAAGGCAAGAGCATCCAGGAGAGGCTCAAATCACTGAAAGAACTCCAGAAGGAGATCGAAGAAACCCAGCAAACTGAAAAGGAAAGAGAGCTCGACGAGATCGTGGAGTGGAGGAGAAAGGAGATCCAATCTTCGTTCGGGGATAGGCTGGCGGAGGCGTTCCTATCAAGGTTCAAGGGGCCGATCCAATCGCTGACCCATTTAATAAAAGGCCTCGACTACGACCTCTACAGGGCCAACATGAGAATGTCCAAAGAAAAGTACGTGGCGCTGATGGTGGTAACCGCCATCTTCGTGGCCGTGTTCAGCTTCCTAATAGCGATTCTAATGGAGATGGACATGTTAACCAGCACGATGGTGGGCTTCCTGGGGTTCATAGGCGGGTTCCTCTACATGAGGAACTACCCAAAGATAGTCTGGAGGCGGAGAGTGACTGAAGTAGAGAAGGCCCTTCCCTACGTGCTGCGTCACATCGCTTCCCTCCTGAGCGCGGGAGTTGGTATAGCCGAGGCCCTGGTGTCGGTCTCTAAGGCAGACTACGGCGTCGCCTCAGAGGAGTTTGAGCTCATAGTAAGGGACATGAGGACCGGCTCCTCCTTTGAAGAGGCACTGGAGAAGTTCGAGGAGAGAATGGCCTCGGAGAGCGTCAGCAGAGTGGTCAAGCAGATACTAAGGGCCATCAAGTTCGGTGGCAACCTGGCGGAGATACTCTACAAGATGGCGGAGGATTTCGCATTCGAGTACAGGATGAAGCTTGTCGAATACGTTCAGAAGGTCAACGGTATAGCCTTCATCTACATGTTCATGAGCATAGTCATGCCTACGATGTTCATCGTTGCCATCCTAGCAGGATCTTCCTTCAGCGCCGCGGGGGGAGGCGGCGGACTTGCCATGTCCCCCAGTGCACTGGCAACCATACTCCTGTTTGCGTTTCCAATGCTGTCCGTGATAATAGTCGTGATGATCAAGCGCAGTGAGCCCAAGTGA
- a CDS encoding ATPase, T2SS/T4P/T4SS family yields MAEEKKKKNLSGSWIDEILGGKSDPLASVFGREREEKKEETPLPFVSGGKSPLDEILGKEEEPETPKAPLPKKPSNPLEEILAAQEEKKGPEAVQPKKSGPLKGAIPKKKATTKPEEKQPLRSTGVDLLGQILGGGAKAAAPAAPTAAPKPPAKAPLPLPKPRSSLGLQSIIGETKPEEMSYGGRAKVLDAYGNVRILKVKGEPVPIYELRLPKLSKEEETLVRQVRERAITEIQIDPTLIPNYEERRKIFLREVKRMLKEAAPNFSEGRLELLANLIVQNMLGYGLLDPLVRDDNLEEIMVIGTGKPVYVWHRRFYMCKTNIVFKEEREVLNIIERIAREVGRRIDQQSPLLDARLPDGSRVNATIPPISLDGPTITIRKFKRDPLTIIDLIKYGTMNTDVAAFLWILVDGLGVKPANILVAGGTGSGKTTTLNSLAMFIPPSERVISIEDTAELQLPVEHWVRLETRPPNLEGKGEVTMDDLVKNTLRMRPDRIIVGEVRGPEARTMFTAMNTGHNGALYDFSVIQLSDGKFVLIGDVVEELFSKYSDRIKTYKDLEYIELEPEDRFEVVSVGPDLKAGKHTVTAVWRRKVRKGEKLMRIRTRTGNEVILTKTHPFFVFSDGDVVRKEAEKVRPGDRVAVMMRPPKAPQGRAIIPDEVYAGISDYYLVPNGNGMKKVPNRGMPPKNAEYLLSKNSKPVKLVREVGNSLAYTAGVILGDGYLSSNGYYLSVTFDDPSYMNAFTSAISKFLPESEPRIRDHGTSKVVTYGSRIFSEVLSRIFGIPKGKKSAVWDVPDIVLTNDDLMRYFIAGLFDADGSVDENGPAVIITTKSESAARKIWYAFQRLGIISTVSRVKNRGFKEGTIFRVIVRGVEDLRKFESLIPLSHSRKREKLRRILREKRPYRGRHTYRVPISPEMIKPLRVRLNLTVAELSKLASNYAGEKVTESLIRHVEKGRTSEIRRSALRGIALALQKVAEDVGDEDAWVKAKRLELIAEGDVYWDRVVEVEEIAPEEAGIEYLYDLTVDEDHNYVANGILLSNCMGTIHSNSARETIVRLESPPMNVPRIMIPALDIILMQVRFHSRKKGTVRRVTEIAEISGVEGENIQLNKLYKYDPAKDELLPTEVPSRVLNELSRHTGMSVSELEIEREKRKIVLEWMIEKGIRSIDDVGHYIKMFYIDEDGLLEKIERESSPQVQEQIRNIT; encoded by the coding sequence GTGGCGGAGGAGAAGAAGAAAAAAAACCTCTCCGGATCCTGGATAGATGAGATATTGGGTGGAAAGAGCGATCCTCTAGCGAGTGTTTTCGGAAGGGAAAGGGAGGAGAAGAAGGAGGAAACCCCCCTTCCGTTTGTGAGTGGAGGAAAATCTCCCCTGGACGAGATACTTGGAAAAGAGGAGGAACCCGAGACCCCTAAAGCGCCCCTACCGAAGAAACCCTCAAACCCGCTGGAGGAAATCCTGGCGGCACAGGAGGAGAAAAAGGGCCCCGAAGCAGTCCAGCCAAAGAAATCCGGGCCCCTTAAAGGAGCAATACCCAAGAAGAAAGCAACTACCAAGCCCGAGGAGAAGCAACCTCTCAGATCCACGGGGGTCGATCTTCTCGGCCAGATACTCGGTGGGGGAGCAAAAGCCGCAGCTCCAGCGGCCCCAACCGCGGCCCCCAAACCCCCGGCAAAGGCACCGCTTCCCCTCCCAAAGCCCAGGTCTTCACTGGGCCTCCAGAGCATCATTGGCGAGACGAAACCCGAGGAGATGTCCTACGGCGGAAGGGCAAAGGTTCTCGACGCCTATGGAAACGTAAGGATACTCAAGGTAAAGGGCGAACCCGTTCCGATATACGAGCTCAGACTTCCGAAGCTCTCCAAGGAAGAGGAAACCCTCGTGAGGCAGGTGAGGGAGAGGGCCATAACGGAAATCCAGATAGATCCAACGCTCATCCCCAACTACGAGGAGCGGAGAAAGATATTCCTAAGGGAAGTCAAGAGGATGCTTAAAGAGGCCGCCCCGAACTTCTCTGAAGGCAGGCTGGAGCTCCTCGCAAACCTTATAGTCCAAAACATGCTCGGTTACGGCCTCCTTGACCCCCTCGTCCGCGACGACAACCTAGAGGAGATCATGGTGATAGGTACCGGGAAGCCAGTCTACGTCTGGCACAGAAGGTTCTACATGTGCAAGACCAACATCGTGTTCAAGGAGGAGAGGGAGGTACTCAACATCATCGAGAGGATAGCGAGGGAGGTCGGCAGGAGGATCGATCAGCAGAGCCCCCTCTTGGATGCCCGTCTCCCAGATGGAAGCCGTGTAAACGCCACAATCCCGCCGATAAGCCTTGACGGACCGACGATAACCATCCGTAAGTTCAAGCGAGATCCGCTCACGATAATAGACCTCATAAAATACGGCACCATGAACACGGACGTAGCTGCCTTCCTCTGGATCCTCGTGGACGGCCTCGGAGTAAAGCCCGCCAACATACTCGTCGCGGGAGGTACCGGTTCCGGTAAGACCACAACTCTGAACTCCCTCGCAATGTTCATTCCCCCAAGCGAGCGCGTCATCTCAATTGAGGACACGGCCGAGCTCCAGCTCCCGGTGGAGCACTGGGTAAGGCTCGAGACAAGACCCCCCAACCTTGAGGGGAAGGGAGAGGTCACGATGGACGATCTCGTCAAGAACACCCTCCGTATGCGTCCGGACAGGATCATAGTCGGTGAGGTCCGTGGTCCAGAGGCAAGGACGATGTTCACGGCAATGAACACGGGGCATAATGGCGCCCTCTACGACTTCTCGGTAATACAGCTCTCCGATGGAAAGTTCGTCCTGATAGGCGACGTCGTTGAAGAACTATTCAGCAAGTACTCGGACAGAATAAAGACCTACAAGGACCTGGAGTATATAGAGCTCGAGCCAGAAGACCGCTTTGAGGTGGTTAGCGTTGGGCCGGACTTGAAGGCCGGGAAACACACGGTCACAGCGGTGTGGCGCAGGAAGGTAAGAAAGGGCGAAAAGCTGATGCGGATAAGAACAAGAACTGGCAACGAGGTCATCCTGACGAAAACCCACCCCTTCTTCGTCTTCAGCGACGGTGATGTAGTGAGGAAAGAGGCGGAGAAGGTCAGGCCCGGTGATAGGGTCGCGGTGATGATGAGGCCCCCGAAGGCTCCCCAGGGTCGGGCCATAATTCCCGACGAAGTCTACGCTGGAATAAGCGATTACTACCTTGTCCCAAACGGGAACGGGATGAAGAAAGTCCCAAACAGAGGCATGCCTCCAAAGAACGCTGAATACCTCCTCTCCAAGAACTCAAAGCCGGTAAAACTCGTCCGGGAGGTTGGAAACAGCCTCGCCTACACAGCCGGGGTGATACTCGGAGATGGCTACCTCTCTTCGAACGGCTACTACCTCTCCGTCACCTTTGATGATCCCAGCTATATGAACGCGTTCACATCCGCGATCTCGAAGTTCCTGCCGGAGTCAGAACCTCGGATAAGAGACCACGGAACGAGCAAGGTGGTAACCTACGGCTCCAGGATATTCAGCGAGGTGCTGTCTAGGATATTTGGAATCCCCAAGGGCAAGAAATCAGCGGTGTGGGATGTACCGGACATCGTTCTCACCAACGACGACCTGATGAGGTACTTTATAGCCGGCCTCTTCGATGCCGATGGCTCAGTTGACGAGAACGGGCCGGCGGTGATCATTACCACGAAGAGCGAAAGCGCCGCCAGAAAAATCTGGTACGCCTTCCAGAGGCTCGGGATAATAAGCACAGTTTCCCGGGTGAAGAACAGGGGCTTCAAAGAGGGCACCATATTCAGGGTAATCGTCAGAGGTGTTGAAGATCTGAGAAAGTTCGAGTCACTAATACCGCTTTCCCATTCACGGAAGAGGGAGAAGCTGAGGAGAATCCTCCGGGAGAAGCGGCCGTACCGTGGAAGGCACACCTACAGGGTTCCGATATCCCCCGAGATGATAAAGCCATTGCGTGTCAGATTGAACCTGACGGTTGCTGAGCTTTCAAAACTGGCCTCGAACTATGCTGGAGAAAAAGTCACGGAGAGCCTGATAAGGCACGTCGAGAAAGGCAGAACCTCCGAGATAAGGCGCTCGGCACTCAGAGGGATAGCCCTCGCCCTCCAAAAGGTAGCGGAGGACGTGGGGGACGAGGATGCCTGGGTGAAGGCAAAGAGACTTGAGCTGATAGCTGAGGGGGACGTTTACTGGGACAGGGTCGTTGAGGTTGAGGAGATTGCACCGGAGGAAGCGGGGATAGAGTATCTGTACGACCTAACCGTCGACGAGGATCACAACTACGTTGCCAACGGTATACTCCTCTCAAACTGTATGGGCACGATCCACTCCAACAGCGCCCGTGAGACCATAGTCAGGCTTGAAAGTCCGCCGATGAACGTCCCCAGGATAATGATCCCCGCCCTTGACATAATCCTGATGCAGGTTCGCTTCCACAGCAGGAAAAAGGGAACCGTCAGAAGGGTCACGGAGATAGCGGAGATCTCCGGTGTCGAGGGTGAGAACATACAGCTCAACAAGCTCTACAAATACGATCCTGCCAAAGACGAACTCCTGCCGACGGAGGTACCCAGCAGGGTTCTCAACGAACTCTCAAGACACACGGGAATGAGCGTGAGCGAGCTGGAGATAGAGAGGGAGAAGAGAAAGATAGTGCTGGAGTGGATGATAGAGAAGGGCATAAGGAGCATAGACGACGTGGGGCACTACATAAAGATGTTCTACATCGATGAGGACGGTCTGCTGGAGAAGATAGAGAGGGAGAGCTCCCCGCAGGTTCAGGAGCAGATCAGGAATATAACGTGA